The Aedes aegypti strain LVP_AGWG chromosome 3, AaegL5.0 Primary Assembly, whole genome shotgun sequence genome contains a region encoding:
- the LOC5567229 gene encoding cuticle protein 10.6: MFKLTILMVALAYASAGYVGTEHSYAAPVAAQYSSAPAVSYSNFIRHSPSLGHGYAHDHHAHAAPVLATPSHGYAAPLTNHFTYGQNLAPALAYDQGYAPALSHDNYGYTGYAAPLTTKPVVVAQPQLYHHNTYATHAAPVLAAHDYNHGGDFGYHKHHGHYTY; the protein is encoded by the exons ATGTTCAAG CTCACTATCTTGATGGTTGCCTTGGCTTATGCCAGCGCTGGATACGTTGGAACGGAACATTCTTATGCTGCCCCTGTAGCAGCACAATACTCATCTGCTCCAGCCGTGAGCTATAGCAACTTCATCCGACATTCACCATCCTTGGGCCATGGATACGCCCATGATCATCATGCCCATGCTGCTCCAGTCCTGGCTACTCCAAGCCACGGGTACGCTGCTCCATTGACCAACCATTTCACTTACGGCCAAAACCTTGCTCCAGCTCTTGCCTATGACCAAGGTTACGCTCCAGCCCTATCCCATGACAACTATGGATATACTGGCTACGCCGCCCCTCTGACCACAAAGCCCGTCGTCGTTGCTCAGCCTCAGCTGTACCACCACAACACCTATGCCACTCATGCTGCTCCGGTTCTGGCTGCCCACGATTACAATCATGGCGGAGATTTTGGATACCATAAGCATCATGGCCATTACACTTACTAA
- the LOC5567228 gene encoding cuticle protein 16.5 encodes MFKVTLLIASLAYTSAGYAGLDHSYAAPVAAHYSSAPSVSYSTFSRSHAPSLGHGYAHAAPVLAAPTQVYSAPLTKAYTHGYNYAPALSYGHGYAPALSHNSYGYSGYAAPLTTKTVAIAQPQLYHQNTYVTHAAPVLAHHGYNYGGSHLLGYNNHHSHY; translated from the exons atgttcaag GTTACCCTTTTGATTGCCTCTTTGGCCTACACCAGTGCTGGTTACGCTGGATTGGATCATTCTTATGCCGCCCCTGTTGCTGCACACTACTCGTCTGCTCCATCCGTGAGCTACAGCACTTTCTCACGCAGCCACGCACCATCTCTAGGCCATGGATACGCCCACGCTGCTCCAGTTCTGGCTGCTCCAACCCAAGTATACTCCGCCCCTCTCACCAAGGCTTACACTCATGGCTACAACTATGCCCCGGCTCTATCCTACGGTCACGGATATGCTCCAGCCCTGTCCCATAACAGCTATGGATATTCTGGATACGCCGCTCCACTGACCACCAAAACCGTTGCCATTGCCCAGCCTCAGCTGTACCACCAGAACACATATGTCACCCATGCTGCTCCAGTTTTGGCCCACCATGGCTACAACTACGGTGGATCTCATCTCCTAGGATACAATAACCATCATAGCCATTACTGA
- the LOC5567227 gene encoding cuticle protein 16.5: protein MFKVTLLIASLAYACAGYAGLNHSYAAPVAAHYSSAPSVSYSTFSRSHAPSLGHGYAHAAPVLAVPTQVYSSPLTKAYTHGYNYAPALSYGHGYAPALSHNSYGYSAYAAPLATKTVAIAQPQLYHQNTYATHAAPLLAHHGYKYGASHLLGYNNHQGHYAY from the exons atgttcaaa GTCACCCTTTTGATTGCCTCTTTGGCCTACGCCTGTGCTGGTTACGCTGGATTGAATCATTCTTATGCCGCCCCTGTTGCTGCACACTACTCGTCTGCTCCATCCGTGAGCTACAGCACTTTCTCACGCAGCCACGCACCATCTCTGGGCCATGGATACGCCCACGCTGCTCCAGTTCTGGCTGTTCCAACTCAAGTATACTCCTCCCCTCTCACCAAGGCTTACACTCACGGCTACAACTATGCCCCAGCTCTATCTTATGGCCACGGATACGCTCCAGCCCTGTCCCATAACAGCTATGGATATTCTGCATACGCCGCTCCCCTGGCCACCAAAACCGTTGCCATTGCCCAGCCTCAGCTGTACCACCAGAACACATATGCCACCCATGCTGCTCCATTATTGGCCCACCATGGCTACAAATACGGTGCATCTCATCTTCTAGGATACAATAACCATCAAGGCCATTACGCTTACTAA